One region of Salvia miltiorrhiza cultivar Shanhuang (shh) chromosome 3, IMPLAD_Smil_shh, whole genome shotgun sequence genomic DNA includes:
- the LOC131016976 gene encoding splicing factor U2af large subunit B-like, with amino-acid sequence MGKNMFVYFDYTLTRVNYNVSFQMYLLLDHYQEERDKKRKALEEKRRSKEQKSLDHERGSSKDRDRVDRGDRKDYDHRSRDRDRHYDRNHGNDRERVRDRESSRNYNSRSHRRSRSRSKERSRDYDRNKFYI; translated from the exons ATGGGGAAGaatatgtttgtttatttcgaTTATACTTTAACTAGGGTGAATTATAatgtgtcatttcaaatgtatCTTCTTTTGGATCATTATCAGGAAGAGAGAGACAAGAAACGTAAAGCCttggaagaaaagagaag GTCAAAAGAACAGAAAAGCCTGGACCATGAGAGAGGATCGAGCAAGGACCGCGATAGAGTTGATAGAGGCGATCGAAAGGATTATGATCATAGGAGCCGAGACCGAGATAGGCATTATGATCGCAACCATGGTAATGATCGTGAACGTGTAAGAGACAGGGAGAGTTCTCGAAACTACAATTCAAGGAGTCACCGGAGATCTCGTTCCCGGTCAAAAGAACGGTCAAGAGATTATGATCGCAACAAGTTCTATATTtaa
- the LOC131016842 gene encoding putative late blight resistance protein homolog R1B-16, which translates to MAAYAALVSVMHIIDTIEHHHSPPISIDKQQVESLTRIVTSLQEFLEGYKSPVADGDEADPLEMRIADASYKAEDVIESHIVDVIKLGRSSPNEIFLQGYVVDAAHAAEEVNSREEVSFINFYQDLQQVIEEMNVIKKEAMESSAEAQLQRKVSSTHAGSLTSSSNVKESMMVGFDDVELQLLDKLTGGHRNRQIIPITGMGGIGKTTLARHIFEHALVNQHFDIRAWTTISQTYNVRETLREVLHQASGDSRNDLSDENELGENLYKYLWGRRYLIILDDMWSVEVWYKIRFFFPDYNDGSRVIVTTRLSNLATKLTNSNSIGMRFLDDVFSWSLFSRTVFGDEDFPLHLEEIGKKIVGKCKGLPLSIVVIGGLLAKSELTLEYWEGIEKNLSSKVNSENDEYWLRVLKLSYDHLPVYLKPCFLYMGVFEEDEEIRVAELMRLWVSEGFLKPIINKSLETIANEYLKELVDRNLILVHELGKLGNIKYCKMHDLLRDLSFQEAEKQRFYYVLGQHCPRGINSQRRIVIPRSTSAMIVRDAMETMSSRARSFICHADTVPELLDFRFLRTLSAYEYSEGYLDENVFQSVNLRYLWAEFREGFQIPSSISLLWNLHTLIVSCRSKPIVPVEIWNMHQLKHVKFVDAGMYLPDPRSGHSDVMMENLETLKGVIDFNLNEEMVKRIPNIQKLSISYENKVMERVKCLSYLQCLSKLESLTCIVEDGSEEYLQSISFPHSLKKLFLRCGKFHLEEILEKIASLPLLEKLQLLFGQFARRSWEIVEGQFPSLK; encoded by the exons ATGGCAGCATATGCAGCCTTGGTTTCTGTTATGCATATCATCGATACGATCGAGCATCACCATTCCCCTCCGATTTCTATCGACAAGCAACAAGTTGAATCTCTCACTCGAATTGTTACCTCTTTGCAGGAATTTCTTGAAGGTTATAAGTCCCCTGTTGCTGACGGAGATGAAGCTGATCCGCTGGAGATGCGCATCGCCGATGCATCTTATAAGGCTGAAGATGTTATTGAATCACATATTGTGGATGTGATTAAACTGGGTAGATCTAGTCCCAATGAA ATATTTCTCCAAGGCTATGTTGTAGATGCAGCTCATGCGGCTGAAGAAGTGAATTCTAGAGAGGAAGTCAGTTTCATCAACTTCTATCAAGATCTACAGCAAGTGATAGAAGAAATGAATGTGATCAAGAAGGAAGCCATGGAATCTTCAGCTGAAGCTCAGCTGCAGAGAAAGGTCTCCTCGACTCATGCCGGCTCCTTGACATCCTCTTCCAATGTGAAGGAAAGCATGATGGTGGGCTTTGACGACGTGGAACTTCAACTCTTGGATAAGCTCACTGGAGGGCACCGTAACCGCCAAATCATCCCAATCACAGGGATGGGCGGGattggtaagaccactcttgcccgACATATATTTGAGCATGCCCTTGTTAACCAACATTTTGATATTCGTGCATGGACTACAATTTCTCAAACCTATAATGTTAGAGAAACACTTAGAGAAGTTCTTCACCAAGCGAGCGGAGATTCGAGGAATGACTTGAGTGACGAAAACGAATTGGGAGAAAACTTGTACAAGTATTTATGGGGTAGGAGGTATCTCATAATACTTGATGATATGTGGAGTGTAGAGGTGTGGTACAAGATAAGGTTTTTCTTTCCCGATTACAATGATGGGAGTCGAGTAATTGTAACGACTAGGCTCTCAAACTTGGCTACTAAGTTGACAAACTCTAACAGCATTGGTATGAGATTTTTAGATGATGTTTTCAGCTGGAGTTTGTTCTCCAGAACTGTATTTGGGGATGAGGATTTTCCTCTTCATCTGGAGGAAATCGGAAAGAAAATTGTTGGGAAGTGTAAGGGACTTCCTTTGTCGATTGTTGTGATTGGGGGTCTTTTGGCAAAGTCCGAACTTACACTGGAATATTGGGAGGGCATAGAGAAAAACTTAAGCTCAAAAGTGAAttcggaaaatgatgaatattggTTGAGAGTATTGAAACTGAGCTATGACCATTTGCCTGTGTATCTGAAGCCTTGTTTTTTGTACATGGGAGTGTTTGAGGAAGATGAGGAAATTAGGGTTGCAGAACTCATGAGGCTATGGGTTTCTGAAGGCTTTCTTAAACCAATAATCAATAAAAGCTTGGAAACAATTGCCAATGAGTATCTGAAGGAGCTAGTCGATAGAAACCTCATTCTAGTTCATGAGTTAGGGAAACTTGGGAATATTAAGTACTGCAAAATGCATGATTTGCTGAGAGATCTATCAtttcaagaagctgaaaagcAGAGGTTTTATTATGTGTTAGGGCAACATTGTCCTCGAGGGATAAATAGCCAACGCCGCATTGTTATTCCCAGAAGCACTTCAGCTATGATAGTCCGGGATGCCATGGAAACTATGTCGTCACGTGCTCGTTCTTTCATATGTCATGCTGATACGGTTCCAGAATTGCTAGATTTCAGATTTTTGAGGACACTGAGTGCATATGAGTATTCCGAAGGGTATTTAGATGAAAATGTGTTTCAATCGGTGAACTTGAGGTACCTTTGGGCTGAATTTCGTGAGGGGTTCCAAATCCCTTCTTCAATTAGTCTGCTCTGGAATCTACACACACTAATTGTTTCTTGTAGGAGTAAACCTATTGTACCAGTAGAAATTTGGAACATGCATCAGCTTAAGCATGTCAAGTTCGTAGATGCAGGAATGTATCTCCCAGATCCTCGGAGCGGGCATAGTGATGTTATGATGGAGAATCTAGAGACGCTCAAAGGAGTGATTGATTTCAACTTGAATGAAGAAATGGTTAAGAGAATTCCCAATATCCAGAAACTGTCTATAAGCTACGAGAATAAAGTAATGGAGAGAGTGAAGTGCCTCAGCTATCTTCAATGTCTGAGTAAGCTGGAAAGCTTGACGTGCATTGTTGAAGATGGAAGTGAAGAGTATCTGCAGAGTATTAGCTTCCCGCACTCACTCAAGAAGCTGTTTCTTCGATGCGGAAAGTTCCATTTGGAGGAAATTCTGGAAAAGATAGCTTCATTACCACTTCTTGAGAAGCTCCAACTGTTGTTTGGGCAGTTTGCAAGACGCAGTTGGGAAATAGTTGAAGGCCAATTCCCCAGCCTCAAATAG